AGGGACCTGCCGAGACTGGGCGTCGCGTACGACATGATCGACCCGGACGACCCCGGATCCTGGAAAGGGAAGGTGCGCGAGAACACGAGGGCCGTCTACGTCGAGACGATCTCGAACCCGCTCATGGGCGTGGGCGACCTCGCGGCGGTCGTCGCCTTCGCCCGCGAGCACGGGCTCGTGTCGCTCATCGACAACACGTTCGCGAGTCCGATCAACTTCCGGCCCCTCGAGCACGGGTTCGACGTCTTGCTCCACAGCGGCACGAAGTACCTGAACGGGCACTCCGACATCGTGGCGGGCGCCGTGGTCGGCTCCGAAGAGCTCCTCGCCGGCATCAAGTGCATGCTCGATCATCTCGGAGGGTCGCTCGACCCGCACGCGTGCTTCCTGCTCCACCGGGGCATGAAGACGCTTGCGCTCCGCGTCGAGCGGCAGAACGCAACCGCCGCGCATCTGGCACGCTTCCTTCATGAGCACGACCGCGTGACGCGGGTCCACTATCCGGGGCTGCCCGACCACCCCGGTCACGAGCGGGCCGTCGAGCTCTTCGACGGCATGGGCGGCATGCTCAGCTTCGAGCTCGAGGGAGGGCTCGAGGCCGCCGACGCCGTCCTCCGAAGCCTGACCCTGCCGATCGTCGCGCCCAGTCTCGGCGGCGTCGAGACCCTGGTCACACGACCGGCGGCGACGTCGCACAAGGGGATGTCGCCCGACGAGCGCAGCGCGGCCGGCATCGACGACGGACTCATCCGCGTCTCGGTCGGCATCGAGTCGGCCGACGACCTTCTCGACGACTTCGAGAGAGCTCTCGACGCACTGTAGGAGCACGCATGCGGCAGCGAGTTCCCGTCCGGATCCTCTCGGCCGGCAGAACGGCCAGGAACCTCCAGCGGCTCGTGCAGGCGGAGCTTCGATGTCCCGTCAGCGCTCCTTTGGGTTTCCGTCTCTGGGCGCTCTCGAAGGGGTTCCTGACGGAGTCGGCCGTCCGCTACGGGTTGACGAAGGAGAACCTCCCCCTCTACTTCCCGGACACCGCGCGCTACCTGAGAACGCCGAAGATCAACGGCCCCTTCGCCGAGGCGTTGAACAACAAGATCGTCTTCTCGCGGATCGTCGCCAGCCACGGTGGGAGTGTGCCCGAGTACTACGCCCTCATTCGGAACGGGGAGATGGTGCCGATCGGCCGGCGCTACCGCTTCCTGTCGGCGCGTGACGTCGTCGAGGCCTGCGCCGAGGGCGGTTCGTTCATCGTCAAGCCGGCGAGCGGCGGTCGCGGATACGGCGTTATGGCGCTGACCGGCGGCGACGGCGGGGTCGCGCTCAACTACCGCGA
This is a stretch of genomic DNA from Candidatus Effluviviaceae Genus V sp.. It encodes these proteins:
- a CDS encoding PLP-dependent transferase; translation: MARHRDTETVHAGEPEPRIGGAVAIPIFQSAMYVDEGDPGYHDIRYIRLNNTPNHEAVAAKLATLEGGEAALVTASGMAAITTSLLTVLSAGDHLLVQDCLYGGTHGFVTRDLPRLGVAYDMIDPDDPGSWKGKVRENTRAVYVETISNPLMGVGDLAAVVAFAREHGLVSLIDNTFASPINFRPLEHGFDVLLHSGTKYLNGHSDIVAGAVVGSEELLAGIKCMLDHLGGSLDPHACFLLHRGMKTLALRVERQNATAAHLARFLHEHDRVTRVHYPGLPDHPGHERAVELFDGMGGMLSFELEGGLEAADAVLRSLTLPIVAPSLGGVETLVTRPAATSHKGMSPDERSAAGIDDGLIRVSVGIESADDLLDDFERALDAL